A single Ptiloglossa arizonensis isolate GNS036 chromosome 2, iyPtiAriz1_principal, whole genome shotgun sequence DNA region contains:
- the Enok gene encoding histone acetyltransferase enoki mushroom isoform X2 — translation MDEPESAETWSAWFLDAIRKIRSQKQRPSVERICHAIRQHHNFHEEEIAEHLEVAVKRGDVLKIFNKGQSSYKDPGGLQSKPLKVGKASDLSKVLGKAVRELGEREGSTLKSIEKYIRQSHTVEEEAEGDLRTALRLSAKRAADRGLVIQDGRLFRQPDRPPYLKKLGDNAHVPPPEPPVPKLPAPLPICRECLGATLAGNNNNTKRTATEKLSRCSVCGAALHNSCAPPELSILVDRGITWSCDDCSPTCAGCQLERESQNYLVKCAGCVKCYHPTCLDPALDKKNKAPWRCRHCQTAHTPVSKDDGKKSKTQDAGSLDDTPTSARKRLSKLRENRKSTVSRKSLTIATPGKKSGTGVAQVDSSSDEEPILPQTLPPGVTQKDVDLFKDARDRAARLTVTNGDDEETVSTSPSNNASGNGSRNPAAIVFGRYEVETWYSSPFPQEYARLPKLFFCEFCLKYTKSRAVLDRHMDKCQWRHPPATEIYRCNGLSVFEIDGNVNKIYCQNLCLLAKLFLDHKTLYYDVEPFLFYAVTKNDKFGCHLVGYFSKEKHCPAQRYNVSCIMTLPQYQRQGFGRFLIEFSYLLSKVEGIPGTPEKPLSDLGRVSYHSFWKSVVLEYLDAHRESTEIKLGDITKETGVSAHDIATAMQLLGFIRSVHLPGEGNSKVAVVVDWAKVDAHMAKVRKSSRITLDPDCLRWIPLLTQIPNPYQSPEESGDTGSECSPVVEPKQVPTIVEKIQKVKIKKKHRGRRLGQRRSLPLKQKSPQKSVVQKDVSNETKDTKETKESKTTKETKESKEAKESKEPEKETRTTVVSETPKEPMEVEVKNVPTTPRNSRSVTTSKNSNSMNSAKTTAVTTVSTISRRRIRTPKTPLVEAVATPLRKRKHSEKTEVEEKEEKTEVSSRKRTRESLREKEKEKDKEKPKEKEKAKDKDSSKDKDNTAETEKTSPKVTSTPSTTVHKPAKKQCKVDDILLKVTNRQTKYLQAKQAKERKATEDGQCNGKEETKDVKTSPMSRRGRAKAEKEALKMPQLKPESPTKGRAESPVIPPPSLSPSPDTEKPDSPERKQSPVPELPSASKEDNVETSKSEIVEDNGPTVPPETETASASPGEYEGGDEDEGEEEVPAPRPKSVAQCPGNPESNTNEQTEKTTEDAQDQEPEAEPDDKLLSQKVESKPQVVEEQNEVSKECDKDSETEQAICSPETSKLVPEVSSPKEEENEKLEAITQDKDSPKEETISERLTLKDSKEELTPPKIEASPATPTEKKESSVVSNIASPETGPLTPQEKAVPIIEQQETIHLQTQAEEMKQNSPESGKTTPHLDNPGSVKRTPPSQPDLPSMGVYTPDSTTNSVHSLHYGQCDLDVSQLGLESPTSIASDLASQNSVERPPSALPSMPTTVTAPISVSMQIPTSATSVAVNISPQVQYADCSMPQHTPPAHVSIHPMHQPHTPQPLQQPRTPQSHTPQSIPTQSPQPLPQSHTPQPLPQSHTPQPLPQSHTPQSIPTQSPQPLPQSHTPQPIQLSLAQQTQSQSMTHSQSQPQQQQSQQQQHSTHPQQQQQQSQTQSHSNKRTNGSQTTHKSRSAQQSSRSHRTTPPTPHTQTSSQHTTSHTSHTTVAHTAHVPPQYQQSSSMSVPPVPHPHSHTHTAHSHNMAVISQGNYMAVASQTFPAQNTYVIQHRSSRSGAPTPCTTATNFYIQTSAMPPHSHTPAPSLSASGNHQTTNSCSLAKLQQLTNGLEMIPPTPPPAMNLTPPPPIPHTMTPPQTSRQLPTPPQVPLSYSKNYYNVNTVPPPGTTGPSSRSISRSSANANMASLTQPYPSESLYRQTLDPGSTCPQMQSAASRVSPNVALNTNLMAQYGYRVAQPGTGYMNQAAQLGGFMNQASQLPVGVVNVPAPYPQDPHQQNPAAVYTTYHGYINGGLMQPLNSSMRPR, via the exons ATGGACGAACCGGAGTCCGCGGAAACGTGGTCGGCCTGGTTCCTGGACGCGATCCGTAAGATTCGCAGTCAGAAACAGAGGCCGAGCGTCGAACGGATATGCCACGCGATCCGCCAGCACCACAACTTCCACGAGGAGGAGATCGCGGAACACCTCGAGGTCGCCGTGAAACGTGGTGATGTGCTCAAGATATTCAACAAAGGACAATCCTCGTACAAGGATCCCGGTGGTTTGCAGTCGAAGCCGCTCAAGGTCGGCAAAGCCTCCGATCTCAGCAAGGTGCTCGGCAAGGCCGTCAGGGAGTTGGGCGAGAGAGAGGGCTCGACCTTGAAGTCGATCGAGAAGTACATCAGGCAGAGCCACACGGTCGAAGAGGAAGCCGAGGGCGACCTGAGAACGGCGCTGAGACTCTCCGCGAAAAGGGCGGCCGATAGAGGACTCGTGATACAGGATGGCAGGCTCTTCCGGCAACCGGACAGGCCACCTTATCTCAAGAAGCTCGGGGACAACGCTCACGTTCCACCACCGGAGCCACCTGTCCCCAAG CTGCCAGCTCCTCTACCGATATGCAGAGAGTGTCTCGGCGCGACGTTAGCCGGAAACAACAACAACACGAAGCGCACCGCCACAGAGAAACTGAGCAGGTGTAGCGTGTGCGGGGCCGCGCTCCACAACTCGTGCGCACCGCCGGAACTCTCTATCCTTGTGGACAGGGGTATAACGTGGTCCTGCGACGATTGCTCGCCGACGTGTGCTGGATGCCAGTTGGAACGGGAATCCCAGAACTATCTGGTGAAATGCGCCGGCTGCGTGAAGTGTTACCATCCCACCTGTTTGGATCCCGCGCTCGACAAAAAGAACAAAGCACCCTGGAGGTGTCGACATTGTCAAACAGCGCATACACCGGTGTCCAAGGACGACGGGAAAAAGAGCAAAACGCAGGACGCGGGCTCCCTCGACGACACGCCGACCAGCGCAAGGAAGAGACTTAGCAAGTTACGCGAAAATAGAAA ATCGACGGTATCCAGAAAGAGCTTGACGATTGCAACTCCGGGCAAGAAAAGCGGTACGGGAGTGGCACAGGTGGACAGCAGCTCGGACG AGGAACCGATTCTGCCGCAGACCTTGCCACCGGGTGTCACGCAAAAGGATGTCGATCTGTTTAAGGACGCTCGGGACAGAGCGGCACGGTTGACCGTGACCAACGGGGACGACGAGGAAACCGTGTCCACGAGTCCTAGCAACAATGCCTCGGGAAACGGATCGAGGAACCCAGCGGCCATAGTTTTCGGCCGATACGAAGTGGAAACTTGGTATTCGAGCCCGTTTCCCCAGGAGTACGCAAGATTACCAAAACTGTTCTTCTGCGAATTTTGTCTCAAGTACACAAAGAGTCGGGCAGTGCTCGACAGACACATGGACAAGTGCCAGTGGAGGCATCCGCCGGCTACTGAAATCTATAGGTGTAACGGACTGTCCGTTTTTGAG ATCGACGGCAACGTGAACAAGATTTACTGTCAGAATTTATGTCTACTAGCGAAATTGTTTTTGGATCATAAGACTTTGTACTACGACGTGGAACCGTTTCTGTTTTACGCGGTGACCAAGAACGACAAGTTCGGTTGCCATCTGGTCGGTTACTTCAGCAAAGAGAAGCATTGCCCCGCCCAGAGATACAACGTGTCGTGTATCATGACCCTCCCGCAGTATCAGAGGCAAGGATTCGGAAGGTTTCTCATCGAGTTCAGTTACCTTTTGTCCAAGGTGGAGGGAATTCCCGGTACACCGGAGAAACCTCTCTCCGATCTTGGCCGCGTGTCGTATCACTCGTTTTGGAAAAGCGTCGTGCTCGAGTACCTCGACGCCCATAGAGAGTCCACGGAGATCAAACTGGGAGATATAACGAAGGAGACCGGCGTGTCGGCTCACGATATCGCGACCGCGATGCAGCTGTTGGGATTCATCAGATCGGTCCATTTACCCGGCGAGGGGAACTCCAAAGTGGCTGTGGTAGTCGATTGGGCCAAGGTAGACGCTCATATGGCGAAAGTACGAAAGAGTTCCCGTATCACGTTGGATCCCGATTGTCTCAGATGGATTCCGCTGCTCACGCAGATACCGAATCCGTATCAGAGTCCGGAGGAGAGCGGCGACACCGGCTCCGAGTGTTCTCCCGTGGTGGAACCCAAGCAAGTACCTACGATCGTTGAGAAGATTCAGAAAgtgaaaatcaagaagaagcaCAGGGGGAGAAGATTGGGCCAGAGGAGGTCGTTGCCGTTGAAACAGAAGAGCCCGCAGAAATCTGTCGTGCAAAAGGACGTTTCCAACGAGACGAAAGATACGAAGGAAACGAAGGAAtcgaaaacgacgaaagaaacgaaagagtcGAAAGAAGCGAAGGAATCCAAGGAGCCCGAGAAGGAGACTCGAACCACCGTTGTATCCGAAACCCCCAAGGAACCGATGGAAGTCGAAGTGAAAAATGTTCCGACGACGCCGAGGAACTCCCGGTCCGTGACCACGTCAAAAAACTCGAATTCGATGAATTCGGCGAAAACGACGGCCGTAACGACGgtgtcgacgatctcgagacgaaGGATCAGAACACCGAAGACTCCCCTAGTCGAGGCGGTAGCGACTCCTCTGCGAAAACGAAAACATTCCGAAAAGACTGAAGTTGAGGAAAAGGAGGAGAAGACAGAAGTTAGTTCGAGGAAGAGGACTCGGGAATCGTtgagggagaaggagaaggagaaagataAGGAGAAaccgaaggagaaggagaaagcgAAGGATAAGGATTCTTCGAAGGACAAGGATAACACGGCGGAGACGGAGAAGACGTCGCCGAAAGTAACGTCGACTCCGTCGACGACGGTACACAAACCGGCGAAGAAACAATGCAAAGTGGACGACATCCTGCTGAAGGTGACCAATCGTCAGACCAAGTACTTGCAGGCGAAACAAGCCAAGGAGAGGAAAGCGACGGAAGACGGCCAGTGTAacggaaaagaagaaacgaaggacgtCAAGACCTCACCGATGTCGAGGCGAGGAAGAGCGAAAGCCGAGAAGGAAGCTCTCAAGATGCCTCAATTGAAACCGGAAAGTCCTACGAAGGGTAGAGCCGAAAGTCCTGTGATACCTCCTCCTTCCTTGTCTCCGTCACCCGATACGGAGAAGCCCGATTCTCCCGAACGTAAGCAGTCACCCGTTCCGGAGTTACCTTCTGCATCCAAGGAGGACaacgtcgaaacgagtaaaagcGAAATCGTCGAAGACAACGGACCGACCGTTCCACCGGAAACGGAAACCGCGTCCGCGAGTCCAGGCGAGTACGAAGGTGGagacgaagacgaaggagaggaagaagtacCTGCACCGAGACCAAAATCCGTGGCACAGTGTCCCGGCAACCCGGAAAGCAATACGAACGAGCAAACCGAAAAGACGACGGAGGACGCGCAAGATCAGGAACCAGAAGCGGAACCCGACGATAAACTTCTCTCGCAGAAAGTTGAGTCGAAACCGCAGGTCGTGGAGGAACAGAACGAAGTTTCGAAGGAATGTGATAAAGACTCAGAGACTGAACAAGCGATTTGTAGTCCGGAAACGTCGAAATTGGTACCTGAAGTTTCTTCACCTAAGGAGGAAGAAAACGAAAAGTTAGAAGCCATTACTCAGGATAAAGATAGCCCTAAGGAAGAGACCATTTCCGAGAGATTAACGCTCAAGGATTCGAAGGAGGAGTTGACACCGCCAAAGATAGAAGCTTCTCCCGCGACTCCCACGGAAAAGAAAGAATCGTCCGTTGTTTCGAATATCGCGTCGCCCGAAACCGGACCGCTCACCCCGCAAGAGAAAGCCGTGCCCATCATAGAACAACAGGAAACCATACACCTTCAAACTCAGGCGGAAGAGATGAAGCAAAACTCGCCCGAGAGTGGTAAAACGACGCCACACTTGGACAATCCCGGTTCGGTGAAACGAACACCGCCCTCGCAACCGGACTTACCGTCTATGGGTGTTTACACGCCCGACTCTACCACGAATTCGGTGCACTCGTTGCATTACGGTCAGTGCGACTTGGACGTCAGTCAATTGGGACTGGAGTCACCTACCTCGATCGCTAGCGATCTCGCGTCCCAGAACAGCGTCGAGAGGCCACCCAGCGCTCTACCGTCGATGCCAACCACGGTCACCGCTCCGATATCGGTTTCCATGCAGATACCAACCTCGGCTACTTCCGTGGCTGTAAATATATCGCCGCAAGTTCAGTACGCTGACTGTTCCATGCCTCAGCATACTCCACCGGCGCACGTCAGTATTCATCCGATGCATCAGCCACATACGCCGCAACCCCTTCAGCAGCCCAGGACACCGCAGTCGCACACTCCTCAGAGCATACCGACGCAAAGCCCCCAACCTCTCCCCCAAAGTCACACACCGCAACCGTTGCCTCAGTCCCACACCCCGCAGCCTCTTCCGCAGTCTCACACGCCGCAGAGTATACCGACGCAGAGTCCGCAACCTTTGCCTCAGTCTCACACGCCGCAACCGATACAGTTGTCTCTGGCCCAGCAAACGCAGAGCCAAAGTATGACGCATAGTCAGTCTCAACCGCAGCAGCAACAGTCTCAGCAGCAACAGCATTCAACGCATccgcaacaacagcagcaacagtcgCAAACGCAATCTCATAGTAATAAGAGAACCAACGGTTCGCAAACCACTCACAAGTCGAGGTCGGCTCAACAGAGCAGTAGATCCCATCGAACTACGCCACCCACACCGCACACCCAAACCTCTTCTCAACACACGACCTCGCACACGAGTCACACAACGGTGGCGCATACCGCGCACGTACCGCCACAGTATCAACAGTCCTCGTCGATGAGCGTACCGCCCGTACCCCATCCGCATTCTCATACGCACACCGCTCATTCGCACAACATGGCCGTTATTTCGCAAGGGAACTACATGGCCGTCGCCTCGCAGACTTTTCCCGCCCAGAACACGTACGTGATTCAGCACCGAAGCAGCAGATCCGGTGCACCGACACCGTGCACCACCGCGACAAACTTTTACATTCAAACGAGCGCGATGCCTCCGCACTCGCACACGCCCGCTCCTTCGTTGTCGGCGTCCGGTAACCACCAGACCACCAACTCCTGCAGCCTAGCGAAATTGCAACAATTGACCAACGGCTTGGAAATGATACCGCCTACTCCACCGCCAGCGATGAATCTGACTCCACCGCCTCCTATCCCGCACACTATGACGCCACCGCAAACCTCGAGACAGTTGCCAACACCGCCTCAAGTACCTCTCAGTTACTCGAAGAATTACTACAACGTCAACACGGTACCGCCACCGGGTACCACCGGACCATCCAGTAGATCGATCTCGAGGTCATCGGCGAACGCGAACATGGCGTCGCTCACCCAACCGTATCCAAGTGAAAGTCTCTATAGGCAAACTCTCGATCCTGGAAGTACCTGTCCCCAGATGCAGAGCGCCGCTAGCAGAGTCAGTCCCAACGTGGCGTTGAACACGAATCTCATGGCCCAGTACGGCTACCGGGTAGCACAGCCTGGCACCGGTTACATGAATCAAGCGGCGCAACTCGGTGGCTTTATGAACCAAGCCAGCCAGCTCCCGGTGGGAGTGGTGAACGTACCTGCGCCGTATCCTCAGGATCCGCATCAGCAGAATCCAGCGGCAGTGTACACAACGTATCACGGTTACATTAACGGAGGCCTTATGCAGCCCCTGAACAGCTCGATGAGGCCACGCTAG